A stretch of Imperialibacter roseus DNA encodes these proteins:
- a CDS encoding gliding motility lipoprotein GldH — translation MRTPLLGSKLGGLICLSAGLVFLLSSCSDSRIYDEYHDFDENVWHMDSTEKFTFPVDATEDQFRLSYLVRNTADYSYYNLYLKFTLEDSLHQVIESQMQEVILFDPKTGKPYGSGLGDLFSHEFPAIDNFTFPYKGKFTFSVQQYMRVESLTGIQSLGLKVERVGQE, via the coding sequence ATGAGGACACCACTATTGGGAAGCAAACTTGGCGGCCTCATTTGTTTGTCAGCAGGTTTGGTATTCCTCTTGTCATCATGCAGTGATTCAAGGATTTATGATGAATACCACGATTTTGATGAAAACGTGTGGCACATGGATTCTACTGAGAAATTTACTTTTCCTGTTGATGCGACGGAAGATCAGTTTCGGCTTTCTTATCTGGTCAGAAACACTGCAGATTACTCATACTACAACCTCTATCTCAAGTTCACTCTTGAAGACTCCCTTCATCAAGTGATCGAAAGTCAAATGCAGGAGGTAATTCTGTTCGACCCTAAAACAGGGAAGCCCTATGGCAGTGGGCTGGGAGATTTGTTTTCTCATGAGTTTCCAGCCATCGATAACTTCACGTTTCCTTACAAAGGGAAGTTCACCTTTTCAGTTCAGCAATACATGAGAGTGGAAAGCCTGACGGGCATTCAGTCGCTTGGGTTAAAAGTTGAAAGAGTCGGGCAAGAATAG
- a CDS encoding PSP1 domain-containing protein, with protein sequence MGCSTCSSVTTADGKVAGCKSNGGCSTGGCNKMNVFDWLSNMDMPAVDKFDVVEVRFKNGRKDFFRNSEHLPIVTGDAVVVDVPNGHHIGYVSLQGELVRLQMQKKKVANDSEVKNIYRIATQKDLEKFEQVQARDLPTLFRTREIIRELKLDMKLTDIEFQADNTKATFYYSADDRVDFRELIKLLAAEFKIRVEMRQISLRQEAGRLGGIGVCGRELCCSTWLSEFKSVSTSAARYQNLSLNPSKLSGQCGRLKCCLNYELDTYMDALEGIPELEAPLLTARGEASLQKTDIFRKTMWFGYRDENTWYPLDVERVKVILEMNKKGQKPDTLAIDKEDNGRDANQALNSDLVNLDKKFGGQGSGKKKKKNKKRFKNRNRGQNNQPKQ encoded by the coding sequence ATGGGATGTAGCACATGCAGTAGTGTAACTACCGCAGATGGTAAAGTGGCTGGTTGCAAAAGCAATGGTGGCTGCTCGACAGGTGGTTGCAATAAAATGAACGTTTTTGACTGGCTTTCCAACATGGACATGCCAGCTGTAGATAAATTTGATGTAGTTGAAGTAAGGTTTAAGAACGGCCGAAAGGACTTTTTTCGCAATAGCGAACACCTGCCTATCGTCACCGGCGATGCCGTTGTAGTTGATGTTCCAAACGGCCACCATATTGGCTACGTGTCTCTTCAGGGAGAGCTTGTTCGGCTTCAAATGCAGAAGAAAAAAGTGGCTAATGACAGTGAGGTCAAGAATATCTACAGAATAGCCACCCAAAAAGACCTGGAAAAATTTGAACAGGTTCAGGCCAGAGATCTCCCAACCCTCTTTCGCACAAGAGAGATCATCAGAGAGCTCAAACTGGACATGAAGCTGACCGACATCGAATTTCAAGCCGATAACACCAAAGCCACATTCTACTACTCTGCTGACGACAGAGTTGATTTCCGTGAGTTGATAAAACTACTGGCCGCCGAGTTTAAAATTCGGGTAGAAATGCGCCAAATCAGCTTGAGGCAGGAAGCAGGCCGACTTGGTGGAATTGGCGTGTGCGGCAGAGAGCTGTGCTGCTCCACCTGGCTCTCCGAATTCAAGAGCGTGTCTACTTCCGCAGCCAGGTACCAAAACCTGTCGCTGAATCCAAGTAAGCTCTCCGGGCAATGCGGCAGGCTCAAGTGCTGCCTTAATTACGAGCTCGACACTTACATGGATGCACTGGAGGGAATTCCAGAGCTGGAAGCACCTCTGCTTACGGCACGTGGTGAGGCGTCGCTGCAAAAGACAGACATCTTTCGAAAAACCATGTGGTTCGGCTACAGGGACGAAAATACCTGGTATCCATTGGACGTTGAGCGGGTAAAGGTGATTCTTGAAATGAACAAGAAAGGTCAAAAACCTGATACCCTGGCTATAGACAAAGAAGACAACGGAAGAGATGCCAACCAGGCTCTCAACAGCGACCTGGTGAACCTGGACAAAAAATTTGGTGGACAGGGCAGCGGCAAAAAGAAGAAAAAGAACAAAAAACGATTCAAGAACCGTAACCGGGGTCAAAACAATCAACCAAAGCAATAG
- the purD gene encoding phosphoribosylamine--glycine ligase, with amino-acid sequence MNIAVIGSGGREHALSWKISQSPKCDNLFIVPGNAGTSSVGTNVSLSITDFPTIAEWALKEKIELIIVGPEEPLVKGFRDYFETRKDLAHIAIVGPGAAGAALEGSKDVSKQFMLKHGIPTARAKTIIADNLSEGFQFLDSLQPPYVLKADGLAAGKGVIITSNLAEAKDRLRFMIEEAEFGEASRKVLIEEFLDGIELSVFVLTDGKDYIILPEAKDYKRIGDGDTGPNTGGMGAVSPVPFAPGEFLKKVEEKVVKPTVDGLRKDNIDYKGFIFIGLMNVGGEPYVIEYNVRMGDPETQVVIPRIKSDLVDLLLATGQGKLKGQSFDVRPDFATTVVMVAGGYPSGYEKGRPITGLGGKYDSEVFHAGTKISGDDVVTNGGRVLAITSFGSSIQEAVSKSYKTIDSIKWDQANFRKDIGQDLVKYNG; translated from the coding sequence ATGAATATAGCCGTCATTGGTTCAGGAGGAAGAGAACACGCACTTTCATGGAAAATTTCTCAAAGTCCGAAGTGTGACAATCTCTTTATTGTACCAGGCAACGCCGGCACTTCATCGGTTGGTACCAATGTTTCGCTTTCCATTACCGACTTTCCAACGATAGCCGAATGGGCCCTGAAGGAAAAAATAGAACTGATCATTGTTGGGCCTGAAGAACCTCTCGTAAAGGGATTCCGGGATTACTTCGAAACAAGAAAAGACCTCGCTCACATAGCCATTGTAGGCCCTGGAGCAGCCGGCGCAGCACTTGAGGGCAGCAAGGATGTCTCCAAGCAGTTTATGCTGAAACACGGCATTCCCACCGCCAGAGCGAAAACCATCATTGCCGACAACCTTTCCGAGGGCTTTCAATTTCTCGACTCTCTTCAACCTCCCTACGTGCTAAAAGCAGATGGACTGGCTGCAGGCAAGGGTGTGATCATCACAAGCAACCTTGCGGAGGCTAAAGACAGGCTCAGATTCATGATTGAAGAGGCCGAATTTGGCGAAGCCAGCCGAAAAGTGCTCATAGAAGAGTTTCTGGATGGCATCGAGCTTTCTGTTTTTGTGCTAACTGACGGGAAGGACTATATCATTCTGCCTGAGGCTAAGGACTATAAAAGAATTGGCGATGGCGATACCGGGCCAAACACGGGTGGCATGGGGGCTGTCTCGCCAGTGCCGTTTGCTCCGGGCGAGTTTCTGAAGAAGGTAGAGGAAAAAGTCGTAAAGCCAACAGTTGACGGGCTGAGGAAAGACAATATTGACTACAAAGGCTTTATTTTCATTGGTTTGATGAACGTAGGCGGTGAACCATATGTGATCGAATACAATGTGAGGATGGGCGATCCGGAGACGCAAGTTGTTATTCCCCGGATCAAATCAGACCTTGTTGACTTGCTCCTCGCCACAGGACAGGGCAAGCTAAAGGGCCAGTCGTTTGACGTAAGGCCTGATTTTGCAACTACCGTGGTAATGGTGGCAGGAGGTTATCCTTCAGGCTATGAGAAAGGAAGGCCGATAACTGGTCTGGGCGGCAAATACGATTCAGAGGTATTCCATGCAGGCACAAAAATCTCCGGCGACGACGTTGTCACCAATGGCGGCAGGGTGTTGGCCATTACCAGCTTTGGGAGCTCGATTCAGGAAGCCGTCAGCAAGAGTTATAAAACAATAGATAGTATTAAGTGGGATCAGGCCAATTTCAGAAAGGACATCGGCCAGGATTTGGTAAAGTACAATGGATAG
- the recQ gene encoding DNA helicase RecQ yields the protein MIASLEEQLKDKLKEVFGYSSFRGTQEAIIKNILDGRNTFVIMPTGAGKSLCYQLPALILDGAAIVISPLIALMKNQVDQLNAVGVNAQFLNSTLTKTEMNRVKRETLSGEVQLLYVAPESLTKEENIEFLKKANISFAAIDEAHCISEWGHDFRPEYRRIKQILAQISNMPVIALTATATPKVQIDIQKNLQMEEADIFKSSFNRENLYYEVRPKQHTKKQLVKFVKSQKGKSGIVYCLSRKKVEEIANLLQVNDVKAAPYHAGLDAAVRIKNQDDFLNEEVDVIVATIAFGMGIDKPDVRFVVHYDTPKSLEGYYQETGRAGRDGLEGNCIMFYSYNDIIKLEKFNKDKTVTERDNARVLLDEMVSYAESSLCRRKQLLHYFGESYEHDCNFCDNCLKPREKFDGEEYVQWVLRAAMETGERFNLAHLVDVVKGTPSQYVKSYGHDALSIFGKGKELEESLIKSVVRQSLLLEFLEKDIENIGVLKVTAKGKDFIVDPFAIKLSKDHEYDVEVTEEEEDAEKVPTTTKAYDEALFEMLRNLRKKVAKQMDLPPYVVFQDPSLEEMATIYPTTKDELAQINGVGMGKVAKFGKPFLETIAKYVEENDIETASDVVVKSAGQKSKIKIFIIQQIDRKVDLEEIAEAKSMAMEEIINEIEHICYSGTKLNLEYYIDQVLDEDRQDEIIDYFMNAETDSIAVALEELGDDYSEEELRLVRIKFLSEYAN from the coding sequence ATGATTGCGAGCCTGGAGGAACAGTTAAAAGATAAGTTAAAAGAAGTTTTTGGGTACAGCAGCTTTCGAGGCACCCAGGAAGCGATCATCAAAAATATACTTGACGGACGGAATACCTTCGTCATCATGCCAACCGGTGCGGGCAAGTCGCTTTGTTACCAGCTGCCAGCACTGATCCTTGATGGTGCGGCCATTGTTATCTCACCTCTTATTGCCCTGATGAAGAATCAGGTCGATCAATTGAATGCGGTGGGTGTCAATGCCCAGTTCCTCAACTCTACCTTGACCAAGACGGAAATGAACAGGGTAAAGAGAGAGACCCTGAGCGGAGAGGTGCAGCTACTTTATGTGGCACCTGAATCTCTTACCAAAGAAGAAAATATTGAGTTCCTCAAAAAAGCAAACATTTCTTTTGCGGCAATTGACGAGGCTCATTGTATCTCGGAGTGGGGCCATGACTTCAGGCCTGAGTACCGGAGAATCAAGCAGATTCTGGCCCAAATCAGCAACATGCCCGTGATTGCACTGACCGCTACTGCTACTCCGAAGGTGCAAATTGATATTCAGAAGAACCTGCAAATGGAAGAGGCCGACATTTTTAAGTCTTCTTTCAACAGAGAAAATCTATACTACGAGGTCCGCCCCAAGCAGCACACCAAAAAGCAACTGGTAAAGTTCGTAAAGTCTCAGAAAGGCAAATCTGGGATTGTGTACTGCCTGAGCCGAAAGAAAGTTGAAGAAATAGCCAACTTGCTGCAGGTAAATGATGTGAAAGCTGCTCCTTATCACGCCGGCCTTGATGCTGCGGTACGAATAAAGAATCAAGACGACTTCCTGAACGAAGAAGTAGATGTCATTGTGGCAACCATTGCTTTCGGTATGGGCATCGATAAGCCAGATGTTCGCTTTGTTGTGCATTACGACACTCCAAAATCATTGGAAGGATACTATCAGGAAACTGGTCGTGCCGGAAGAGATGGTCTGGAGGGTAACTGTATCATGTTCTACAGTTACAACGACATCATCAAGCTTGAAAAATTCAATAAGGACAAAACTGTTACTGAAAGAGACAACGCCAGAGTGCTGCTTGACGAAATGGTTTCCTACGCTGAGTCATCACTCTGTAGAAGAAAGCAGTTGCTACACTACTTTGGCGAAAGCTACGAGCATGATTGCAACTTTTGTGACAACTGCCTTAAGCCAAGAGAGAAGTTCGACGGCGAAGAGTATGTTCAATGGGTGCTCAGAGCCGCAATGGAAACGGGCGAAAGGTTTAACCTGGCACACCTCGTAGATGTGGTGAAAGGCACGCCCTCGCAATACGTTAAAAGTTACGGGCATGATGCTTTGTCCATTTTTGGCAAAGGAAAAGAGCTGGAAGAAAGCCTCATCAAGTCGGTAGTGCGTCAGTCTCTGTTGCTGGAGTTTCTTGAGAAAGACATTGAAAATATTGGTGTGTTGAAAGTAACCGCTAAAGGCAAGGACTTTATTGTGGATCCTTTTGCGATCAAGCTCTCAAAAGACCACGAATATGACGTGGAAGTGACCGAGGAAGAAGAAGACGCAGAAAAAGTGCCTACCACAACCAAGGCCTACGACGAAGCACTCTTCGAAATGCTTAGAAATCTTCGGAAGAAGGTAGCCAAGCAAATGGATCTGCCACCATATGTCGTTTTTCAGGATCCTTCCCTTGAGGAAATGGCCACTATCTACCCCACTACCAAGGACGAGCTTGCTCAGATCAACGGCGTCGGCATGGGCAAGGTGGCAAAATTTGGCAAGCCTTTTCTCGAGACTATTGCCAAATACGTTGAGGAAAATGACATTGAAACTGCCTCTGATGTAGTGGTTAAGTCGGCGGGACAGAAGTCGAAAATCAAGATCTTCATCATACAGCAAATTGACCGCAAGGTGGATTTGGAGGAGATTGCCGAAGCCAAAAGCATGGCCATGGAGGAGATCATTAACGAAATTGAACACATCTGCTACTCAGGCACCAAGCTCAACCTTGAATACTATATTGATCAGGTACTGGACGAAGACAGGCAAGATGAAATCATCGACTATTTTATGAATGCTGAAACAGACAGCATTGCAGTCGCACTGGAAGAACTGGGTGACGACTACTCGGAGGAAGAGCTAAGACTTGTCCGTATAAAATTCCTGTCAGAATACGCCAATTAA